A section of the Leptotrichia sp. HSP-342 genome encodes:
- a CDS encoding acyltransferase has translation MVKSKDRFFNFDILKCIAISMVLFIHIVASELYNYGKISGNRWMMANIADSLSRMCVPIFIMVSGFFLLRKDEDVKIFFKKRFAKILPKFFVYSVIFFIFTIIFKDVKDNELFSVFFRKSTYKTIISIFFQKESYNNFFSNFFQGKIYYHLWYIYMILSLYLITPFLRKVVAKVDKKNINYLVFVWIIFMILVPFLNVIFKKNIKVYSPAGQYVGYFLIGYLLAEKPLNMKKWKKYTGFLIAVSLTVFLTYIFTKSSGKFFDYFYDYHSVSVFVATVFLYDYIVNIFDGEKVLGKVKGIIKPVSAKTYDIYLIHPIFLFFCERILKSRMNYFLYIIITFLIVFLLSFFTSEILDRIYNFLAGMNKWREKYGRKKD, from the coding sequence ATGGTTAAAAGTAAAGACAGATTCTTTAATTTTGATATTTTAAAATGCATTGCAATTAGTATGGTTTTATTTATTCATATCGTTGCAAGCGAGTTATATAATTATGGTAAAATATCTGGAAACAGATGGATGATGGCAAATATTGCAGATTCACTTAGCAGAATGTGCGTGCCGATATTTATTATGGTTAGTGGATTTTTTCTGTTGAGAAAAGATGAGGATGTGAAAATATTTTTTAAAAAAAGATTTGCAAAAATCCTGCCTAAGTTTTTTGTATATTCTGTTATTTTTTTTATATTTACAATAATTTTTAAAGATGTTAAAGATAATGAATTATTTTCAGTTTTTTTTAGAAAATCAACTTATAAGACTATAATTTCGATTTTTTTCCAGAAAGAAAGTTATAATAATTTTTTTTCAAACTTTTTTCAAGGGAAAATTTATTATCATTTGTGGTATATTTATATGATATTGTCGCTTTATTTGATAACTCCATTTTTACGAAAAGTTGTAGCAAAAGTTGATAAAAAAAATATTAATTATCTGGTTTTTGTGTGGATAATATTTATGATTTTAGTACCATTTCTAAATGTGATTTTTAAGAAAAATATAAAAGTATATTCTCCAGCTGGGCAATATGTCGGTTACTTCTTAATTGGCTATTTACTTGCAGAAAAGCCTTTGAATATGAAAAAATGGAAAAAATATACAGGTTTTTTAATAGCAGTGTCACTAACTGTCTTTTTAACATATATATTTACAAAATCAAGTGGAAAATTTTTTGACTATTTTTACGATTATCACTCAGTTAGTGTATTTGTAGCCACAGTTTTTCTTTATGATTATATTGTAAATATTTTTGATGGAGAAAAAGTTTTAGGCAAAGTAAAAGGAATTATAAAGCCTGTATCAGCAAAAACTTATGATATTTATTTAATTCATCCGATTTTTTTATTTTTTTGCGAAAGAATATTAAAGTCCAGAATGAATTATTTTTTATATATAATTATTACGTTTTTAATAGTATTTTTACTATCATTTTTTACAAGTGAAATATTAGATAGAATATATAATTTTTTAGCTGGAATGAATAAATGGAGGGAGAAATATGGCAGAAAAAAAGACTAG
- a CDS encoding ABC transporter ATP-binding protein translates to MKELKYLLSLSGKHRIKLIFSAIFSIIGTILSAVPYLLVYQIVLELFKTNIDYLKIKFCVFIAIFFIIVKIIMQILSGVFSHIAAFSILYEIRIDLIEHLSKLNMGFFKKNMSGKLKKIINEDIEKLELFIAHQIPDLSSALVTPIIFLGIMIYFNWKLTLVLFIPIILSIMAQGKMFQSYGSRVEHYYTLLANLNATIMEYINAMNVMKAFNLTAKSFKDYRDITQEYADYWIELTELSVPFYSIFLCLTDSGLLFIIPVGGLMLFYNQISVSAYILFILMSTIFLSSLKSLFDLAHHLSALTKGLGKIMEINGEQEQKSGSVNFPSNFSGYIKYKNVNFAYKNKNVINDFSLEIKAGTSTALVGPSGSGKTTIGLLLGRFWDINSGKITIDGTDIKDFTYTGLADNVSFVFQDTFMLHDTIFENIRMGKDYSLEEVENAAKKAQIHDFIMSLPQKYETVIGEGGIKLSGGEKQRISIARAILKNAPIIVLDEVTSYSDIENEAKIQEALRTLLKGKTAIIIAHRLYTIKNADNIVVMNKGRITEQGTHKELLQNKSEYWHLWNLYTDNDLMENKEI, encoded by the coding sequence ATGAAAGAATTGAAATACTTGCTAAGTCTATCTGGTAAACATAGGATAAAGCTGATTTTTTCAGCAATATTCAGTATAATCGGTACAATATTGTCTGCTGTGCCTTATCTTCTTGTGTATCAGATTGTTCTAGAACTTTTTAAAACAAATATTGATTATTTGAAAATAAAGTTCTGTGTATTTATTGCGATATTTTTTATAATTGTAAAAATAATTATGCAAATTTTATCAGGTGTTTTTTCACATATTGCAGCTTTTTCGATTTTGTACGAAATTCGAATTGATTTGATTGAGCATTTGTCAAAGCTGAATATGGGATTTTTTAAGAAAAATATGTCTGGAAAACTAAAAAAGATTATTAATGAGGATATAGAAAAATTGGAACTTTTTATTGCACATCAGATTCCAGATTTGTCATCGGCACTTGTAACTCCGATAATATTTTTGGGGATTATGATTTACTTTAACTGGAAATTGACACTTGTTTTATTTATTCCAATTATTTTGAGCATAATGGCACAAGGGAAAATGTTTCAAAGTTATGGAAGTCGTGTAGAACATTATTATACTCTTCTTGCAAACTTAAACGCTACTATTATGGAATACATAAATGCAATGAATGTTATGAAAGCGTTTAATCTTACTGCTAAATCCTTCAAGGATTATCGGGATATTACTCAGGAATATGCGGATTACTGGATTGAGCTTACAGAACTAAGTGTACCGTTTTACTCGATTTTTCTCTGTCTGACTGATTCGGGGTTGCTTTTCATTATTCCTGTTGGCGGACTTATGCTGTTTTATAATCAAATTTCAGTATCTGCGTACATTTTATTTATTTTAATGAGTACAATTTTTTTAAGCTCATTAAAGTCATTATTTGACTTGGCACACCATCTTTCCGCATTAACTAAAGGATTAGGGAAAATTATGGAAATCAATGGGGAACAGGAGCAAAAATCTGGAAGTGTAAATTTTCCTTCTAATTTTTCAGGTTATATAAAATATAAAAATGTAAATTTCGCATATAAAAATAAAAATGTTATAAATGATTTTTCCTTGGAAATAAAGGCTGGAACTTCAACCGCACTTGTAGGGCCTTCTGGCTCAGGAAAAACAACGATAGGACTTCTACTTGGAAGATTCTGGGATATAAATAGCGGAAAAATAACAATTGATGGAACTGATATTAAGGATTTTACTTACACAGGATTGGCTGACAATGTTTCGTTTGTTTTTCAGGATACGTTTATGCTTCACGATACTATTTTTGAGAATATAAGAATGGGAAAGGACTATTCGCTGGAAGAAGTGGAAAATGCTGCAAAAAAGGCACAAATTCACGATTTTATAATGTCTTTGCCTCAAAAATATGAAACTGTGATTGGTGAAGGCGGAATTAAATTAAGTGGTGGAGAAAAACAGAGAATTTCAATAGCTCGTGCCATTTTAAAAAATGCCCCAATTATTGTGCTAGACGAAGTTACTTCCTACTCCGACATTGAAAACGAAGCCAAAATTCAGGAGGCTTTACGTACTTTACTAAAAGGGAAAACTGCCATTATAATTGCTCACAGGCTTTACACAATAAAAAATGCCGATAATATCGTTGTAATGAATAAAGGACGTATTACCGAGCAAGGTACTCACAAGGAGCTTCTGCAAAACAAGTCAGAATACTGGCATTTGTGGAATTTATATACCGATAATGATTTAATGGAAAATAAGGAAATTTAG
- a CDS encoding class I SAM-dependent methyltransferase encodes MGIKLDNVSETMLVTLYTRAKDAKSKNPILNDKKSFEIFSQLDYNFSKFEKAWASYYGILSRAKVMDNQVKKFMEKYPDCVIVSIGSGLDTRFLRIDNGKIRWYNLDLPEVIEERKLFFEPSERVTDIPKSAFDSSWTKEIELNGKNLLIISEGVLMYFEEKQIKEFLEMLTDSFDSFEAQFDLLYKGTVKATKHHDVLKNMNATFKWGVKDGSEVVKLNPKLKQTGLINFTDEMKLHLPGWKKLFIPFFYIVNNRLGIYTFEKF; translated from the coding sequence ATGGGAATAAAACTTGACAATGTTTCAGAAACTATGCTTGTTACGTTATATACACGTGCAAAAGATGCTAAAAGCAAAAATCCAATTTTAAATGACAAAAAATCTTTCGAGATTTTTTCGCAGCTGGATTATAATTTTTCAAAATTTGAAAAGGCCTGGGCTTCATACTATGGAATTCTGTCACGTGCAAAAGTCATGGACAATCAAGTAAAAAAATTTATGGAAAAGTATCCAGATTGTGTAATTGTATCCATAGGAAGCGGTCTTGATACACGATTTTTAAGAATTGACAACGGAAAAATACGATGGTATAACCTTGACTTGCCTGAAGTTATTGAAGAAAGAAAATTATTCTTTGAGCCTAGCGAAAGGGTTACTGACATTCCAAAATCGGCATTTGATTCTAGTTGGACTAAGGAAATTGAATTAAATGGTAAAAATCTTCTTATTATTTCAGAAGGTGTTCTCATGTATTTTGAGGAAAAACAGATTAAAGAGTTTTTGGAAATGCTGACTGACAGTTTTGATTCTTTTGAAGCTCAGTTTGACTTGCTTTACAAAGGAACAGTAAAAGCGACAAAACATCACGATGTACTAAAAAATATGAACGCAACTTTTAAATGGGGAGTAAAGGATGGAAGTGAAGTTGTAAAATTAAATCCAAAATTAAAGCAAACTGGACTTATTAATTTTACTGATGAAATGAAATTACATCTTCCTGGATGGAAAAAATTATTTATTCCGTTCTTCTATATTGTTAATAACAGACTAGGAATCTATACTTTTGAAAAATTTTAA